A genomic region of Platichthys flesus chromosome 4, fPlaFle2.1, whole genome shotgun sequence contains the following coding sequences:
- the trip12 gene encoding E3 ubiquitin-protein ligase TRIP12 isoform X6, translated as MSNRPNSNPGGSLRRSKRNTAAAQPQDHTVAGRSGLTLSVASFVLQDDPEAAGTSEQDRPGHQSKSEGTRGLKRSEAPDQIITFGPTPAKKSKSLPPPRDNTSETKKGPAKSKKRSIASEPPASSGRGQSKKNGPTGASPIPKRKKVDSLPGLSSTAGSLPNRTEGRTAKPTKLASKSAASAKAGCSNVTDSSSSASTSSSSSTTGTNSATTQGARVKQGKDQTKARRSRSASSPSPRRSTRDKEQAKSASSSKFEWAARFNPKVNLPKPKLSLPGSSKTETSKPGPSGLQAKLASLRKSTKKRSESPPAELPSFRRSTRQKTTGSCASTSRRGSGLGKRGAADARRQEKMADSDNNQDGANSSAARTDEASQGASASSSVAGAVGMTTSGESESDDSEMGRLQALLEARGLPPHLFGPLGPRMSQLFHRTIGSGASSKAQQLLQGLQATGDESQQLQAAIEMCQLLVMGNEETLGGFPVKSVVPALITLLQMEHNFDIMNHASRALTYMMEALPRSSAVVVDAIPVFLEKLQVIQFIDVAEQALTALEMLSRRHSKAILQAGGLADCLLYLEFFSINAQRNALAIAANCCQSITPDEFHFVADSLPLLTQRLTHQDKKSVESTCLCFARLVDNFQHEENLLQEVASRDLLTNIQQLLVVTPPVLSSGMFIMVVRMFSLMCSNCPCLAVQLMKQNIAETLRFLLCGASNGSCQEQIELVPRSPQELYELTSLICELMPCLPREGIFAVDLMLKKGSAQTTEGAIWQWRDDRGLWHPYNRIDSRIIETAHQNGEDEISLSTLGRVYTIDFNSMQQINEDTGTARGIQRKPNPLANPNTGGHQEVRREDARAQLMKEDPELAKCFIKTLFGVLYEVYSSSAGPAVRHKCLRAILRIIFFADAELLKDVLRNHAVSSHIASMLSSQDLKIVVGSLQMAEILMQKLPDVFSVFFRREGVMHQVKNLAESETFLVTSPPKACPSGTASLCTTTISTASTTSANNATPDLGSPSFQHSMDDSLDLSPQGRLSDVLKRKRLPKRGPRRPKYSPPRDDDKVDNQAKSPTSTQSPKSSFLASLNPKTWGKLGAQTNNANSEPSRTAGVSGLARAPPKDSISNNRDKIKAWIKEQASKFVERYFNSENVDGSNPALNVLQRLCTATEQLNLQVDGGMECLSEISSIVSESDVSSFEIQHSGLVKQLLVYLTSNTDRDLLTRDVRLKRFLHVFAGCPVPGMDPVGRLDPSGNEAYLGLVHKINSCLSQMEQFPVKVHDFPSGNGNGSRGSQALKFFNTHQLKCQLQRHPDCTNVKQWKGGPVKIDPLALVQAIERYLVVRGYGRIREEDEDSDDDGSDDEIDESLAAQFLNSGSVRHRLQFYIGDHLLPYNMTVYQAVRQYSLQAEEERESTDDEANPLGRAGIWTKTHTIWYKPVREDEDGSKDAVGGKRGRAQTAPTKTSPRNAKKQDELWHDGVCPSVINPLETYLTPEPPETITFDDPSLEVNLLLRVLHSISRYWFYLFDNAVCKEIILTSEFINSKLTAKANRQLQDPLVIMTGNIPTWLIELGKTCPFFFPFDTRQMLFYVTAFDRDRAMQRLLDTNPEINQSDSQDSRVAPRLDRKKRTINRDELLKQAESVMQDLGSSRAMLEIQYENEVGTGLGPTLEFYALVSQELQRADLGLWRGEEVTLANPKGSQEGTKYMFSSRGLFAVPFGRTTKPAHIAKIKMKFRFLGKLMAKAIMDFRLLDLPLGLPFYKWMLRNELSVSSHDLVNIDPSVAKSIQHLEDIIRQKKRLEQDRSQTRETLQQGLESLNMNGCSVEDLGLDLTLPGYPNIELKKGGKDVPVTIYNLEEYLRLVVYWTLNEGVSRQFESFREGFESVFPLHHLQYFYPEELDQLLCGSKSETWDVKTLMECCRPDHGYTHDSRAVRFLFEVLSSFDAEQQRLFLQFVTGSPRLPVGGFRSLNPPLTIVRKTFESTENPDDFLPSVMTCVNYLKLPDYSSIEIMREKLLIAAREGQQSFHLS; from the exons ATGTCCAACCGGCCTAATTCCAATCCAGGGGGGTCACTGCGCCGTTCAAAGAGGAACACTGCTGCGGCCCAGCCACAAGACCACACAGTTGCGGGAAG AAGCGGTCTTACTCTGTCCGTGGCTTCATTTGTGTTGCAAGACGACCCAGAGGCTGCAGGGACCTCTGAACAAGACAGACCAGGCCACCAGTCAAAGAGTGAAGGCACCAGAGGTCTCAAGAGAAGTGAAGCTCCTGACCAAATTATTACATTTGGACCGACCCCTGCCAAGAAATCCAAATCGCTCCCACCACCCAGAGACAATACCTCAGAGACCAAGAAAGGCCCAGCAAAGTCTAAGAAAAGATCAATTGCCTCAGAACCACCTGCATCGTCAGGTCGAGGTCAGAGCAAGAAGAACGGGCCCACTGGGGCCTCACCAATCCCGAAACGGAAGAAAGTGGACTCTCTCCCCGGTCTAAGTAGCACCGCTGGGTCCCTCCCCAATCGTACGGAGGGCAGAACTGCAAAACCCACCAAGCTGGCGTCTAAATCAGCCGCCTCAGCCAAAGCTGGGTGTAGCAACGTgacagactcctcctcctctgcctccacttcttcctcttcatcaaccACAGGCACCAACAGCGCCACCACTCAGGGCGCCAGAGTCAAACAGGGAAAAGATCAGACCAAGGCACGTCGCTCTCGCTCGGCCTCAAGCCCCTCCCCACGCCGCAGTACCCGTGACAAGGAGCAGGCCAAATCTGCCAGCTCTTCTAAATTTGAGTGGGCAGCACGTTTCAACCCCAAAGTAAACCTGCCAAAACCCAAACTGTCCTTGCCCGGATCTTCCAAAACTGAGACATCCAAACCTGGGCCATCAGGATTACAAGCTAAACTAGCAA GTTTGAGGAAATCCACTAAGAAGCGCAGCGAGTCTCCTCCAGCAGAGCTCCCCAGCTTTCGGCGGAGCACACGCCAGAAGACCACGGGCTCCTGTGCCAGCACCAG TCGGCGGGGCTCAGGCCTAGGCAAGCGCGGGGCAGCCGACGCTCGCCGGCAGGAGAAAATGGCCGACTCTGACAACAACCAAGATGGGGCCAACTCCTCAGCCGCTCGCACTGATGAGGCATCACAAGGGGCTTCAG CTTCAAGCTCAGTTGCTGGAGCAGTGGGCATGACCACCTCTGGAGAGAGTGAGTCTGATGATTCTGAAATGGGAAGACTTCAAG CCCTACTGGAAGCCAGGGGACTCCCCCCACATCTTTTTGGGCCCTTGGGACCCCGCATGTCACAGCTGTTTCACAGGACCATAGGCAGTGGAGCCA GCTCCAAGGCTCAGCAGTTACTGCAGGGCCTGCAGGCCACAGGTGATGAGTCTCAGCAGCTCCAAGCCGCTATTGAGATGTGCCAGCTGCTGGTGATGGGTAATGAAGAGACACTTGGTGGATTCCCTGTTAAGAGTGTGGTGCCCGCCTTG ATTACACTGTTACAAATGGAGCATAACTTTGATATT ATGAATCATGCCTCTCGTGCACTCACATATATGATGGAGGCATTGCCTCGATCATCTGCTGTGGTGGTCGATGCTATTCCTGTCTTCCTGGAGAAG CTTCAGGTGATCCAATTCATTGACGTAGCAGAGCAGGCACTGACTGCCTTGGAAATGTTGTCAAGGCGACACAGCAAAGCCATTTTGCAGGCT GGTGGGCTCGCTGACTGCCTCCTTTACCTAGAGTTCTTTAGCATCAATGCTCAGAGGAATGCCCTGGCCATTGCAGCCAACTGCTGCCAGAGCATTACTCCAGACGAGTTCCACTTTGTAGCTGATTCTCTGCCACTGTtgacacagagactcacacaccag GATAAGAAATCCGTCGAAAGCACTTGTCTCTGTTTCGCCAGACTGGTGGACAACTTTCAACATGAAGAG aacctgctgcaggaggtggcGTCACGGGACCTGTTGACcaacattcagcagctgctggtTGTGACCCCTCCTGTGCTCAGCTCGGGGATGTTCATCATGGTTGTGCGCATGTTCTCTCTTATGTGCTCTAACTGCCCCTGCCTTGCAGTCCAGCTTATGAAACAGA ACATAGCAGAGACTCTACGTTTCCTCTTGTGTGGTGCGTCAAATGGCAGCTGCCAGGAACAGATTGAGCTGGTACCTCGGAGCCCACAGGAGCTCTACGAACTGACCTCACTCATATG TGAGCTGATGCCCTGCCTGCCGAGAGAAGGCATCTTTGCCGTTGACTTAATGCTGAAGAAGGGTAGTGCCCAGACTACAGAAGGCGCGATCTGGCAGTGGAGGGATGACCGAGGACTGTGGCACCCTTACAACCGCATTGATAGCCGCATCATTGAG ACAGCGCACCAGAACGGGGAGGATGAGATTAGTTTGTCAACTCTTGGCCGTGTGTACACAATTGACTTCAACTCTATGCAGCAGATAAATGAAGACACAGGAACAGCACGTGGAATACAGAGGAAACCAAATCCTCTCGCCAACCCCAACACAG GGGGCCACCAGGAGGTTCGTCGAGAAGACGCACGAGCCCAGTTGATGAAGGAGGACCCTGAACTGGCAAAGTGCTTTATCAAAACTCTGTTTGGGGTCTTGTATGAGGTGTACAGCTCGTCGGCTGGCCCTGCTGTCAGACACAAGTGCCTTAGAGCCATCCTCAGGATCATCTTCTTTGCTGATGCAGAGCTGTTGAAGGATGTGCTGAGGAACCATGCTGTGTCCAG TCACATTGCCTCCATGCTGTCCAGCCAGGACCTGAAGATTGTAGTGGGTTCTCTGCAAATGGCTGAGATCCTCATGCAGAAGCTACCTGATGTCTTCAGTGTCTTTTTCAGAAGGGAAG GTGTAATGCACCAGGTTAAGAACCTGGCAGAGTCTGAGACCTTTTTAGTAACAAGTCCCCCTAAGGCTTGCCCAAGTGGTACCGCCAGTCTGTgcaccaccaccatcagcaCGGCATCTACCACATCTGCTAATAATGCAACTCCAGACCTAGGCTCGCCCAGCTTCCAGCACAGCATGGACGACTCACTGGACCTCAGCCCACAGGG GCGGTTAAGTGATGTCCTAAAGAGGAAACGACTCCCTAAAAGAGGGCCGAGGAGACCCAAATACTCTCCTCCAAGAGATGATGACAAAGTAGACAATCAGG CTAAGAGCCCAACCAGTACTCAGTCACCAAAATCATCCTTCTTGGCCAGTCTGAATCCCAAGACCTGGGGCAAACTGGGCGCCCAGACCAATAATGCCAACTCTGAGCCCTCACGCACAGCGGGGGTGAGTGGCTTGGCAAGGGCCCCTCCAAAGGACTCAATATCAAATAACAG AGACAAAATAAAGGCCTGGATCAAAGAACAGGCGAGTAAGTTTGTTGAGCGCTACTTCAACTCTGAAAATGTGGACGGCAGTAACCCAGCACTGAATGTACTCCAGAGACTTTGCACAGCCACTGAGCAGCTCAACCTGCAG GTGGACGGTGGTATGGAGTGCCTGTCGGAGATCTCCAGTATTGTATCGGAATCTGATGTGTCATCATTTGAGATCCAGCACAGTGGGCTGGTGAAGCAGCTCTTGGTCTACCTTACCTCCAACACGGACAGGGACTTGCTGACTCGTGACGTGCGGCTCAAGAGGTTCCTCCATGTGTTCGCTGGCTGTCCG GTTCCAGGAATGGACCCTGTCGGTCGTCTAGACCCATCAGGGAACGAGGCTTACCTGGGCCTGGTGCACAAGATAAACAGCTGTCTGAGCCAAATGGAGCAGTTCCCTGTTAAAGTGCATGACTTCCCCAGTGGCAACGGCAATGGCAGCAG GGGATCTCAGGCACTGAAGTTCTTCAATACACATCAGCTGAAGtgtcagctgcagagacaccCAGACTGCACTAATGTTAAACAGTGGAAAGGAGGCCCAGTGAAGATTGACCCACTGGCTCTGGTGCAAGCCATCGAGAGATATTTAGTTGTCAGAG GGTATGGCCGAATCagagaagaagacgaagacagtgatgatgatggttcaGATGATGAAATCGATGAATCACTG GCAGCACAGTTCCTGAATTCTGGCAGTGTGCGTCACAGACTACAGTTCTACATCGGTGACCACCTGTTACCATACAACATGACTGTATACCAAGCTGTACGGCAGTACAGTCTTcaggcagaagaagaaagggagTCGACGGATGATGAAGCCAACCCCCTTGGACGAGCTGGCATCTGGACCAAGACGCACACAATATG GTATAAGCCtgtgagagaggatgaggatggcAGCAAAGATGCTGTGGGTGGAAAGAGGGGCCGAGCCCAGACTGCTCCCACCAAAACCTCACCTCGCAACGCCAAGAAGCAGGATGAGCTGTGGCATG ATGGTGTGTGTCCCAGCGTCATCAATCCCTTAGAGACATACCTCACTCCGGAGCCACCAGAGACCATAACCTTTGATGACCCCTCTTTAGAGGTCAACCTGCTGCTGAGGGTCCTGCACTCCATCAGTAGATACTGGTTCTACTTGTTTGAT AATGCTGTGTGTAAGGAAATCATCCTGACCAGTGAGTTCATTAACAGTAAGCTGACAGCCAAAGCAAACCGTCAGCTACAAGACCCACTGGTCATCATGACAGGGAATATCCCTACATGGCTCATTGAGCTTGGAAAGACCTG TCCTTTCTTCTTCCCCTTTGACACCCGGCAGATGTTGTTCTATGTAACTGCCTTTGACCGCGACAGAGCAATGCAGCGCCTACTGGATACAAACCCTGaaatcaaccaatcagattCTCAGGACAGCAGAGTTGCACCACGTCTGGACAGGAAAAAG AGGACGATAAACCGCGACGAGCTGCTCAAACAGGCTGAGTCTGTGATGCAGGACCTCGGCAGCTCCAGGGCAATGCTGGAGATTCAGTATGAGAACGAG GTTGGCACAGGTCTTGGCCCAACTCTGGAGTTCTACGCTCTGGTGTCTCAAGAGCTGCAGCGGGCTGACCTCGGCCTGTGGAGGGGTGAAGAGGTCACTCTGGCCAATCCTAAAG GAAGCCAAGAGGGAACTAAGTATATGTTCAGCTCCAGAGGACTGTTCGCAGTTCCCTTTGGCAGGACAACCAAACCAGCACACATAGCCAAAATCAAAATGAAGTTCCGTTTCTTAGGAAAGCTAATGGCCAAAGCCATTATGGACTTCAGACTG cTGGACCTGCCCCTGGGTCTGCCGTTTTACAAGTGGATGCTGCGAAATGAGTTGTCGGTAAGCTCCCATGATCTGGTGAACATTGACCCCAGTGTGGCCAAGTCCATTCAGCACCTGGAAGATATTATCCGCCAGAAGAAGAGGCTGGAGCAGGACAGATCACAG acgAGGGAGACCTTGCAGCAGGGGCTAGAAAGCCTTAACATGAACGGCTGCTCAGTAGAGGACCTGGGTTTGGACCTCACCCTCCCAGGATACCCAAACATTGAGCTGAAAAAGGGCGGCAAAGACGTCCCAGTCACAATCTACAACCTGGAGGAATACCTCAGG TTGGTGGTGTACTGGACTCTAAATGAAGGAGTGTCCAGACAATTTGAGTCGTTTAGGGAAGGGTTTGAATCAGTCTTCCCTTTACATCACCTGCAGTATTTCTATCCAGAGGAG CTTGACCAGTTGCTGTGTGGCAGTAAATCAGAGACGTGGGACGTCAAGACACTGATGGAGTGCTGTCGACCAGACCATGGCTACACACATGACAG CCGTGCAGTTCGGTTTCTGTTTGAGGTGTTGAGCAGTTTCGATGCCGAGCAGCAGAGACTCTTCCTGCAGTTCGTTACAGGAAGCCCCAGACTGCC